The Halorussus gelatinilyticus genome contains the following window.
AGGGGAGCGCAAAACCCCCGCCCATGGCCGCCATCGAAATTGACGGAGTAACGAAACGGTACGGCGACGTCGTCGCCGTCCGCGACCTCTCCTTCGAAGTCGAAGAGGGCGAGGTGTTCGGCTTCCTCGGGCCGAACGGCGCGGGCAAGTCCACGACCATCAATATGCTGTTGGACTTCGTGCGCCCGACCGACGGGGAGATTACGGTCCTCGGCCGCGACGTCCACGACGAGAGCGTCGCGGTCCGGGAACATCTCGGCGTCCTCCCCGAGGGGTTCTCGGTGTACGACCGACTGACCGGCCGCCAGCACCTCGAATTCGCAATCGAGTCGAAGGACGCCGACGACAATGTCGACGCCATCTTGGAACGCGTCGGACTCGACGGCGACGGCGACCGGAAGGCCGGCGGCTACTCGAAGGGGATGGCCCAACGCCTCGTCCTCGGGATGGCGCTGGTCGGCGACCCCGACCTGCTCGTCCTCGACGAACCCTCCACGGGACTCGACCCGCAGGGTGCCCGCCAGATGCGTGACATCGTCCGCGAGGAGGCCGACCGGGGCGCGACCGTCTTCTTCTCGTCGCACATCCTCGGTCAGGTCGAGGCGGTCTGCGACCGCGTTGGCATCCTCCGGGACGGACAACTCGTGGCCGAGGACTCCATCGAGGGCCTGCGCGAGGCGACCAGCGCCGACACCGTCCTCCGAATCACGGTCGGTGACGTTCCCGAGGACGCCCTCGCGGACGTGCGCGACCTCGACGGCGTGTCGGAGGTCGAAGCGAACGAGGGCGGCGACCGCTTGACCGTCTCCTGCCAGAGCGACGTGAAGACGACCGTCCTCTCGACGCTGGAGGAGGCGGGCGTAGACGTGCGGGACTTCGAGACCGAGGAAGCCTCGCTCGAAGAACTGTTCATGGACTACACCACCGACAAGCAGGAGGTCGAAGCATGACGTGGCAGGCCGTCGCCCGGAAGGACTTCCGGGACGCGGTGCGCTCGAAGTGGCTGTGGGCGCTGTCGCTCCTGTTCGTCGCGGTGTTCGCACTGCCGCCGATACTGCTGTTCTACCTCGAAATGGGTGCGACGCCCCAGCAAGGCCAGTCCGGGACGACCGACATGTTCGTGTTCCTGATGAAACAGGGCACGTCGATTCTGATTCCGCTTATCGCCATCGTCATCGGATACACCTCGATAACGCAGGAGCGCGAGTCCGGGTCGCTGAAGCTCCTGCTGTCGCTCCCCCACTCGCGCGACGACGTGGTGTTCGGGAAAGTCCTCGGCCGCTCGGGCGTCATCGCCCTCCCCATCGCGGTCGGGTTCGCGGTCGCGTTCCTGGTGTTGCTGTTCACGTCGCTGTCGCTGAAACTCGTGAACTTGCTGCTGTTCGCGGCGCTCACTGCGGTCCTCGGTCTCGTGTTCGTCGGCCTCTCGGTCGGCGTCTCGGCCGCCGCCAGCACCGGCCAGCGCGCGATGGTCGCCGCCATCGCGCTGTTCATCTGGTTCGTCGTCCTCTGGAACTCCTTCGCGAATCAGGTCGTGAACGCGCTGGTCAAGTACGTCGGCATCAGCGAGGCGGCGCGTTACCAGACCGTGCTGTTCCTCAAACTCCTGAACCCGACGCAGGCCTACAAGACGCTGGTGGACACCGTCCTGATGGATTCGGCGCTCCAGTCCCGAATCTACATGTTCGGCATCTTCAAGCGCAAGGCCGTCGCGCAGGCGTTCGGCGACTCGCTACCCATCTACCTCTCGGACCCCTTCGTCGTCGCCTACTTCCTCGCGTGGCTGTTCGTCCCGGTCGCGGTCGGCCTGCGGAAGTTCTCGAACGACGACCTCTGAACTACGGCTCGACGCCCTTTTCCCGAAGATTTTCCTCGAACGCCTCCCGCCCGTCCAGCACCGGCACGCCCTCGTCGTCGGCGTCGTCCAGTTTCGACTGCCCCGGACTGTCGCCCGCGACGAGGTAGTCGGTGTTGCCAGAGACGCTGCTCGTGGCGCTCGCGCCGTGGTCCTCGACCAACTCCTGAGC
Protein-coding sequences here:
- a CDS encoding ABC transporter permease subunit; this translates as MTWQAVARKDFRDAVRSKWLWALSLLFVAVFALPPILLFYLEMGATPQQGQSGTTDMFVFLMKQGTSILIPLIAIVIGYTSITQERESGSLKLLLSLPHSRDDVVFGKVLGRSGVIALPIAVGFAVAFLVLLFTSLSLKLVNLLLFAALTAVLGLVFVGLSVGVSAAASTGQRAMVAAIALFIWFVVLWNSFANQVVNALVKYVGISEAARYQTVLFLKLLNPTQAYKTLVDTVLMDSALQSRIYMFGIFKRKAVAQAFGDSLPIYLSDPFVVAYFLAWLFVPVAVGLRKFSNDDL
- a CDS encoding ABC transporter ATP-binding protein; this translates as MAAIEIDGVTKRYGDVVAVRDLSFEVEEGEVFGFLGPNGAGKSTTINMLLDFVRPTDGEITVLGRDVHDESVAVREHLGVLPEGFSVYDRLTGRQHLEFAIESKDADDNVDAILERVGLDGDGDRKAGGYSKGMAQRLVLGMALVGDPDLLVLDEPSTGLDPQGARQMRDIVREEADRGATVFFSSHILGQVEAVCDRVGILRDGQLVAEDSIEGLREATSADTVLRITVGDVPEDALADVRDLDGVSEVEANEGGDRLTVSCQSDVKTTVLSTLEEAGVDVRDFETEEASLEELFMDYTTDKQEVEA